The Rhodospirillaceae bacterium genome includes a region encoding these proteins:
- a CDS encoding oxidoreductase, translating to MPLSDFKSALVTGASSGIGRAVVKELSNANIKTYALARRHDLLKNLQDETGCIPIALDLRDRSEIDAKLTGLKVDILVNNAGHGRSEGPLHSADTAAIYDMIQTNVSASLHLVRTIAPNMVSQKLGHIVMIGSISGLHPIKQSVYGATKGAIHMLCQNLRIELLGTGIRVTEICPGRVNTNFFKTAFGDKISKELLARFETLEPEDISNTIIHALDAPKRVNITTVELTGTAQAVGGLQTGDAENAYI from the coding sequence ATGCCTCTAAGCGACTTTAAGAGTGCTTTAGTAACTGGCGCATCTAGCGGCATAGGCCGCGCCGTAGTTAAGGAACTTAGCAATGCTAATATTAAGACTTACGCCCTAGCACGACGCCATGACTTGCTAAAAAATCTCCAAGACGAGACTGGCTGCATCCCTATTGCACTAGATCTTCGAGATAGATCCGAAATTGATGCCAAACTAACCGGATTGAAAGTAGATATCCTAGTTAATAATGCTGGCCACGGTCGNAGCGAAGGGCCCCTGCATTCAGCTGATACAGCAGCAATATATGACATGATCCAAACCAATGTCTCGGCATCGCTCCACCTTGTACGCACCATTGCTCCAAACATGGTATCGCAAAAATTGGGACACATTGTTATGATTGGTTCGATTTCAGGACTGCATCCAATAAAACAATCTGTTTACGGCGCAACCAAAGGTGCGATTCATATGCTTTGCCAAAACCTACGTATCGAGCTACTCGGAACCGGCATACGGGTCACTGAAATTTGTCCAGGCCGAGTTAACACGAATTTCTTTAAGACTGCGTTTGGGGATAAAATAAGCAAGGAGTTGCTTGCTCGTTTCGAGACACTTGAGCCTGAAGACATCAGCAATACAATTATACATGCCCTAGATGCGCCCAAGCGAGTCAATATTACAACCGTAGAACTCACAGGTACAGCGCAAGCTGTGGGCGGTCTACAAACCGGCGATGCAGAGAATGCGTATATTTAG
- a CDS encoding thiamine pyrophosphate-binding protein, with protein MQQVTNERTGGQILIDQLLINEVDSIFAVPGESYLAALDALYGARNQIKLITCRQEGGATFMAEAFGKVTGKPGVCFVTRGPGACNASIAIHTAMQDSTPLVLFVGQVARNMSGREAFQEIDFSKMFAPPMTKLAVQIEDPCRIPEIVHHAFRTALSGRPGPVIVALPEDMLTEKCIVNDGLKATAVRPQTGPAQLVDVRKALEKSSRPIMILGGGGWSPEACKNIEKFAVKNKLPTAVSFRRQDLFDNHNEFYIGDLSTGVDPALSRRIKSADLLLVVGARMGEITTQGYSVINTPVPDTSMIHVYPEAIEFGKVFQPEIAVLSGMDSFSFEASAMPGVEKIPWKDWAKDARNDYLKTLEPDAVEGPLDPAFVVNLLQQKLPSNTIVTVDAGNFSGWAHRFWRFKHPQTELGPTAGAMGYSVPAGVAAQIARPSQQVVSFVGDGGFMMTGQELATALQHDSKPLIILFNNHMYGTIRMHQEKYYPGRVIGTGLSNPDFKSVALAYGAHGERVTKNEEFEPALTRALGSNKASLIELITDPEXITTKTTITKLRAAAQSQSSS; from the coding sequence ATGCAGCAAGTAACTAATGAGCGCACAGGCGGCCAAATACTAATTGATCAACTTTTAATAAACGAAGTGGATTCTATATTTGCCGTGCCAGGCGAAAGCTATCTTGCAGCGCTCGACGCACTATATGGCGCTCGAAACCAGATTAAACTAATCACTTGCAGACAAGAAGGTGGGGCGACCTTTATGGCCGAAGCATTCGGTAAGGTTACCGGAAAACCGGGAGTCTGTTTTGTCACCAGAGGACCCGGGGCATGCAATGCTTCCATTGCCATCCACACGGCTATGCAGGATTCCACCCCATTGGTGCTCTTTGTAGGACAGGTTGCTCGCAATATGTCTGGAAGAGAGGCCTTCCAAGAGATAGACTTCTCAAAAATGTTTGCACCACCAATGACAAAGCTAGCTGTGCAGATAGAAGACCCGTGTCGAATTCCCGAAATTGTACACCATGCTTTCAGAACTGCCCTCTCTGGACGGCCAGGACCAGTTATCGTCGCCCTTCCAGAAGACATGCTAACAGAAAAATGCATTGTAAATGATGGGCTAAAGGCCACCGCAGTAAGGCCGCAAACCGGCCCGGCGCAACTGGTAGATGTTCGGAAAGCACTCGAAAAATCATCTCGGCCAATTATGATTCTGGGTGGTGGTGGATGGTCACCAGAAGCCTGCAAAAATATTGAAAAATTTGCTGTGAAAAACAAACTCCCCACTGCTGTCTCCTTTCGGAGACAGGATTTGTTCGACAATCATAATGAGTTTTATATTGGTGACCTTAGTACGGGGGTTGACCCTGCCCTATCTCGGAGAATCAAGAGTGCAGATTTGCTCTTAGTTGTGGGAGCCCGAATGGGAGAAATTACCACCCAGGGCTACTCAGTGATTAATACGCCGGTCCCAGACACCAGTATGATCCATGTGTACCCTGAGGCAATTGAGTTTGGCAAAGTATTTCAGCCAGAGATAGCAGTCCTATCGGGGATGGATTCCTTTTCCTTTGAGGCAAGCGCGATGCCAGGTGTAGAGAAGATCCCATGGAAAGACTGGGCCAAGGATGCCCGAAACGACTACTTGAAAACGTTGGAACCCGACGCCGTAGAAGGGCCATTGGACCCAGCTTTTGTAGTAAATCTTCTCCAACAAAAATTGCCTAGCAACACCATTGTAACAGTCGATGCCGGTAACTTCAGTGGGTGGGCGCACCGCTTTTGGCGGTTTAAGCACCCCCAAACGGAGTTAGGACCAACTGCCGGTGCCATGGGATACAGCGTTCCAGCGGGCGTGGCAGCACAAATCGCACGCCCCAGCCAACAAGTCGTGAGCTTCGTAGGTGATGGTGGTTTCATGATGACNGGACAAGAACTTGCTACTGCTTTGCAGCATGACTCCAAACCTCTGATTATACTTTTCAACAACCATATGTATGGCACCATAAGAATGCATCAAGAGAAGTATTATCCAGGACGGGTAATTGGTACCGGACTCTCGAACCCTGACTTTAAAAGCGTAGCATTAGCCTATGGCGCTCATGGCGAGCGGGTTACTAAGAATGAGGAATTTGAGCCAGCTCTAACGCGGGCGTTAGGTTCAAACAAGGCCTCCCTGATAGAACTAATTACAGACCCCGAGCNGATAACTACCAAAACAACCATCACCAAACTCCGCGCGGCAGCCCAATCCCAGTCTTCAAGCTAG
- the modC gene encoding molybdenum ABC transporter ATP-binding protein, translating to MLEVNIAGEIGTLQMRANFSSQSGHITALLGRSGSGKSTIIXMIAGLLTPQTGLIKIDQETFFDSSHRINLPPEKRRVGYVFQDNRLFPHMSVQRNLFYGKKLANKKSRQLEESEIIDLLDLQALLERRPYNLSGGEQKRVALGRALLSSPSILLMDEPMAGLDLQRKLDILPFIEKINRHFNLPIIYVSHDLDEVIRLADEAGLVIKGAINGLKPVEHLTDHAQFHEIVSRENLVTILQGEAIGTQGKSGLNEVKTPAGLFLLPRSDLPKGTKLRLRLNATDISIATEKPKNLSILNVIPGSIASIQEVEQATVSIAIQTATSSIIHAQITKHACESLSLKEGKSIFALVKSVAIDRFDQ from the coding sequence ATGCTTGAAGTCAATATCGCAGGGGAAATTGGCACATTACAGATGCGGGCAAATTTTAGCAGCCAGTCTGGACACATAACAGCCCTATTAGGCAGATCTGGTTCTGGGAAAAGCACAATTATTAANATGATTGCTGGCCTGTTAACTCCCCAAACAGGACTTATAAAAATTGATCAAGAAACCTTCTTTGACTCCTCTCATCGGATCAACCTACCCCCAGAAAAACGACGTGTCGGNTACGTTTTTCAAGACAATCGACTCTTCCCGCACATGAGTGTTCAAAGAAATTTATTTTATGGGAAAAAACTAGCAAACAAAAAAAGTCGTCAGCTAGAAGAAAGCGAGATTATTGACCTCCTAGACTTACAAGCACTGTTAGAAAGACGACCATACAACCTGTCTGGCGGTGAACAAAAGCGAGTAGCTCTGGGACGTGCACTTCTCAGTTCACCCTCAATACTTTTAATGGATGAACCCATGGCCGGNCTAGATCTCCAACGTAAACTAGACATTTTGCCATTTATCGAGAAGATTAATCGCCATTTCAATTTACCCATTATTTATGTCAGCCATGATCTTGATGAAGTAATACGCCTTGCAGACGAAGCTGGACTAGTAATCAAAGGTGCAATAAACGGACTTAAGCCAGTGGAGCATTTAACAGACCACGCCCAATTTCACGAAATAGTTAGCAGGGAAAATTTGGTAACCATACTCCAAGGTGAGGCTATTGGCACTCAAGGGAAATCAGGATTAAATGAAGTAAAGACCCCTGCTGGCTTATTTCTTCTCCCGCGCAGTGACCTCCCCAAAGGGACAAAACTTCGCCTCAGATTAAATGCCACGGATATTTCTATAGCTACTGAAAAACCGAAAAATTTAAGTATCCTAAATGTGATACCAGGAAGTATCGCGAGCATTCAGGAGGTTGAGCAAGCAACCGTAAGCATAGCCATACAAACTGCCACCTCTTCTATAATCCATGCGCAAATCACAAAACATGCCTGCGAATCCCTATCCTTAAAAGAAGGAAAATCGATTTTTGCACTAGTAAAAAGCGTTGCCATAGATAGGTTTGACCAATGA
- the modB gene encoding molybdate ABC transporter permease subunit (part of ModCBA molybdate transporter; member of ABC superfamily; inner membrane component; regulated by repressor protein ModE), whose amino-acid sequence MLELTQQEWSAITLSLKVAFCSVWISFPLALFCSWLLARRQFIGKSLLDGIVXLPLVVPPVVIGYLLXLLLGKGGVLGSWLYXSFGLTLSFKWXGAAIASAVMGFPLMVRSIRLSLENVDQRLELAARTLRAGPTRVFTTITLPLIAPGIATGIILAFARSLGEFGATITFVSNIPGETRTLPLALYTFTQAPDGDQMAIRITIISITLAFVALFVSEALARRXTRHTRNS is encoded by the coding sequence ATGCTTGAACTAACTCAACAAGAATGGTCCGCNATAACTTTAAGTTTGAAGGTAGCATTCTGCAGCGTATGGATTAGCTTTCCTCTTGCCCTTTTCTGTTCGTGGTTACTAGCGCGACGCCAATTTATAGGNAAATCTCTTCTAGATGGCATCGTCCANCTCCCATTGGTAGTCCCACCAGTGGTAATCGGCTATCTCCTGTTNTTGCTCCTAGGAAAGGGAGGTGTACTTGGAAGCTGGCTGTACNACTCCTTTGGTTTAACCCTATCTTTCAAATGGNAAGGTGCAGCTATAGCATCAGCTGTAATGGGTTTTCCTTTAATGGTTCGGTCTATCCGGCTGTCCTTAGAAAATGTAGACCAGAGGCTGGAATTAGCCGCCCGAACCCTAAGGGCTGGACCAACCAGAGTTTTCACGACGATCACCTTACCTCTAATTGCNCCAGGCATTGCAACGGGCATAATTCTTGCCTTCGCAAGAAGCCTGGGTGAATTTGGAGCAACCATAACTTTTGTATCTAACATACCAGGGGAGACAAGAACACTACCCCTCGCTCTATACACCTTTACCCAGGCCCCAGACGGAGATCAGATGGCTATAAGAATTACTATTATATCCATTACCTTAGCATTTGTTGCACTCTTTGTATCTGAAGCACTGGCGCGCCGGNCAACCCGGCATACAAGGAATTCTTAA